From the genome of bacterium:
AGCCCTTGAAATTTGACAAATAAAGGATGTCAAATTTCAAGGGCTGACCCCCAGAACGTAAATGAAGATCAGGAAATCCTGGCCGTCGAATGTGTCTTTGGAGAATTGCTCCAGGGTGCCAGGGATGAAAGAGAACGCGATATAATAATGAGCTACTGGAAGTATTTACCCAAAGCTGAAGAATCGGGTATATGGATCGAAGCAGGTCTGTGCTCTGGAAAAAATAAATTCCTATCACAAGGGGTTGGCCTGATAGATGCGGCTTTACTCATCATAGCCAGGAGGAAAAAGGCCACAAGTTTGGATAAGTGGAGATTAATGTGTTGATAAGGTTTCCTTCGGGACACCCCCTCCATCCTATATCTTTGCCTCTTCCATCGTCAAATATAAGGACTATTCCAAGGTCAACGGTGTAAATATTGAGCTGCCCGACAGCCTGAACAAGGGCATTCGGGATATCGTATTCCCTGCCATTCTTCACTAATTTGATCTCAACCAAAAACGCGCATGGCCCTTTTTTATTTGACGTGTTGAGAAATACCGCTTCCCTATGATTGACCTCTGTCTTTTTTTCTCGTGCCATTGTGGGCTCCTTATGCAAACATACCGTTCTGTTTTGGCTTTGTTACTGTCAGGCGATCTTTTCCCAGAGTCGCCAACTGGCACAGAAGTTAATGGAGCTAATCTTACGGTTCTTATTCACCATACAAACTGCGCTTCCGGCTGCAGCCTGAATATACGTAGGCTTATTCATCCGCAATTCAATCCTTCGTTCACCATCCCAATAGGCGCAGGTCGCGCACTTCTTCTCGGAAACTTGGTATGTTCCATACGATTCCATAGAGTCCTCTCTCGTCTGGAATGATAAATATAGATTATCCGTTTAACGGCCTCTAACCTTAGAATCGGCACAAAAATAAATCACCATTGGATTTTTTAATCAGGATGTTATCCTAAAACTCTTCAATTTGTATTCAGCTAACAAAAAAGCCTGCCTGAATCATCTTCAGGCAGGCTTTTGAAGGAAACTTTTCCCAATAAGCCGGAAAACCCCTTAAAACAACCCCCTCACCTTACCGGTTTCGGTATCCACATCGACTCGCCGGAAAGCAGGATCGGAGGCAGTTCCGGGCATCAGTTTGATATCTCCGGCCACTGGCACCACAAATCCAGCTCCCCGGTACAGCATGATGTCCCGGATGGGCAGAGTCCATCCCTTGGGACGGCCCTTGATATTCGGATCATGGGAAAGGCTGAGGTGGGTTTTGACCATGCAGGTGCCCAGTTTGGCAAGCTCCGGGTCCTCCTCGATCTTTTTGGCTTTGGCCAGAGCATCGGGAGAATAGGTCACATCACTGGCTCCATAGACCTCGGTGGCCAGGAGTTTGATTCGCTCCCGCAGCGGCGTGGTATCGGCATACAGGAAGCGGAAGTCATTCTCATCCCTGCAGGCATCCATTACCGCGTCTGCCAGCTCCAGGGCTCCTTCTCCACCCTTCAGCCAGTGCTCCGAGAGAGCCACTCTGGCACCTGTCTGCTCGGCCAGGCGGCGGATGGCGGCGATTTCGTCCTTCGTGTCGGTATGGAAGGCATTGATGCAAACCACCGGGTTGATTCCGGCCTTTTTGACTGTCTCGATATGGGCAATCAGGTTCTGGCAGCCCTTTGCGACCAGGTCCACGTTTTCGGAAGTATAGGCTTCGTCCAGCGGCTTTCCGGGCACGACCTTGGGGCCGCCTCCGTGCATCTTGAGGGCCCGGACCGTGGCCACAATGACCGCGCAGTGCGGCTTCAGGCCGCTGAAGCGGCACTTGAGGTTCCAGAACTTCTCAAAACCGATGTCGGCGCCGAATCCGCTTTCCGTGACCACGTAATCAGCCAGTTTCAGCCCTATCTGATCGGCCACGATCGAGGACTGGCCAATGGCGATATTGGCAAAAGGACCGGCATGAACCAGAACCGGCTGTCCTTCGAGGGTTTGCAACAGGTTCGGATTGAGGGCCTGCACCATCCAGGCAGTCATGGCCCCATCGACCTCGAGGTCTCCGGTAGTGACCGGCTCACCGCGCTTGTTGTAAGCCACGACGATCTTGCCCATCCGCTCCCGCATATCCTTCAGACTGGTGGAGACAGCCAGAATGGCCATGATTTCGGAGCTGACGGCAATGGCAAAACCGGATCTCATGAGTACGCCATCCATCTTGCCGCCATGTCCAATGATAATATCCCGCAGCGACTGGGCACAGAAATCGATGACCCAGCGCATCTCGACATTCTTGGGATCGATATCCAGCCGTTTCAAACCCCGTTTGGCCAGTTCGGCATCGGTATAATTACACTCATGCTGCAGCCGTGAAGTCAGGGCCACCATGGCCAGATTGTGGGCATTGGTCACCTTGTCGATGTCTCCGGTCAGGCCCAGCGAGAAAGGAGTCAGGGGGATACACTGGGCCAGTCCTCCTCCGGCTGCACTTCCCTTGATGTTAAAGGTTGGCCCGCCGGATGGCTGGCGGATGGCTCCTATGACCTTAATTCCTTTCTTTCCAAGCCCTTCGACCAGACCCATGGTAGTAGTGCTTTTTCCCTCGCCCAGCGGGGTCGGAGTAATGGCCGTTACATCGATGTATTTACCATTTGGTTTATCTTTCAATCGCTTCAGGATAGCAGCAAAATCCAGCTTCCCCAGGTAGTGTCCCATGGGAAGCAGCTCCGTGTTTTCCAGGCCGAGCATCTCCCCCAATTCGGATACAGTCTTCATCCGGCCTTCTGCTTCTTCAGCAATTTCCCAGTCTTTGTGCTGTCTTGGATCTAAAGGCATGGTTACCCTCCATCAGTTTTTTGAGATGATGTTTTGGTTTGAGGAATGCAGCGATAGTATCGCTTGGTTGAATCTTTCACCTGCTACTGCTGCTGGGTCTTTACTTCCTGTTGGGTCTTTTATTACTGCTGCTATTCGGTTGATCCG
Proteins encoded in this window:
- a CDS encoding formate--tetrahydrofolate ligase; translation: MPLDPRQHKDWEIAEEAEGRMKTVSELGEMLGLENTELLPMGHYLGKLDFAAILKRLKDKPNGKYIDVTAITPTPLGEGKSTTTMGLVEGLGKKGIKVIGAIRQPSGGPTFNIKGSAAGGGLAQCIPLTPFSLGLTGDIDKVTNAHNLAMVALTSRLQHECNYTDAELAKRGLKRLDIDPKNVEMRWVIDFCAQSLRDIIIGHGGKMDGVLMRSGFAIAVSSEIMAILAVSTSLKDMRERMGKIVVAYNKRGEPVTTGDLEVDGAMTAWMVQALNPNLLQTLEGQPVLVHAGPFANIAIGQSSIVADQIGLKLADYVVTESGFGADIGFEKFWNLKCRFSGLKPHCAVIVATVRALKMHGGGPKVVPGKPLDEAYTSENVDLVAKGCQNLIAHIETVKKAGINPVVCINAFHTDTKDEIAAIRRLAEQTGARVALSEHWLKGGEGALELADAVMDACRDENDFRFLYADTTPLRERIKLLATEVYGASDVTYSPDALAKAKKIEEDPELAKLGTCMVKTHLSLSHDPNIKGRPKGWTLPIRDIMLYRGAGFVVPVAGDIKLMPGTASDPAFRRVDVDTETGKVRGLF